In Macadamia integrifolia cultivar HAES 741 unplaced genomic scaffold, SCU_Mint_v3 scaffold1653, whole genome shotgun sequence, the DNA window GGAAAAGAGATGTTGTGGATGAAGCGTTTCCTTGGTGAGTTGGGTTTGAAGCAAGAAGATTATGTAGTATTCTATGATAGTTAGAGTGCTATGGACTTGAGCAAGAATGCAATATATCATTCTCacacaaagcatattgatgtgagatatCATTGGCTACAAGAAGTTGTGGAAAAGCAGTTGCTAAGATTCAAGATGAATCATACTGAGAAGAATCCTTCAGATATGATGACCAAAGGTGTTCCCAAGGAGAAGCTTGAGCTTTGCAAAGCCTTGGTTGGGATGGACTCCAAATGAGGAGTCGTGTGGTGGATCTCCTCTCATGCGCTGTAGGGGGAGATTTTTGGTGGGGCCCAGCCCCATTTGTCCAGCCCATGTTGAACGTTGGAACCCCATTTAATAAGGGGTGGAGTTGGTTTGGAGCTGAAACGTTAAAAGGTTTTCTTtttgccttttgttttttttttttttttttcttttatgttctgAAGTTCAGCCATGAGAAAgcgctggaaaaaaaaaaaaaaaaagagagaaaaaaaaaataagggaagagaaagaaaaagggaagaagaagaaggaggagctAGAGAGACAAAGGGTGTTTGGGATTGGCCTTGAAGCTTTGGTTTCTTTAATACAAGTTGGAGCTCTCATCAAAGCAAGGAGTCTTTATGAGATCTGGTTTTGTAAGAGAACTAGATTTGGCTTCTTGTGAGGTAATCCCTTTTGTATTGTCTCCAATTGCTTATGAAATCTCAAGTTTAGAAGAAACACTTGAGTGTAACCTTTGTACTCTCATTTCCTTTATAGTGGAATGGTGCAAGATTTGCCTTGTGGTTTTTGCCCTCTCTTTTCAAGAGGGTTTTCCACGTGAAATTGTTTAGTGTTTTCGTATGTTTTATTGGTTTCTTGAAACTTTAATTTCCTTAGATGTGCTTGGGATATATTTACAAATTTTGGCTTGGATTTTTTCTTATTGGATCgtttattgttgttgtcttCTCAATACACACCTTGGTTTAAGGGTGGAAAACCCTTCACATAGCCCTCCTTGCAATACAACCCAGATTTGGTCAGAAAACAAATTAGATAAATCTATTTTGGGCTCCCAAATTAACCAACATGTGGAAGAAATATAAAGCTTGATTATCCAAACAAGAACCATTCCCGAGGAATAGGTGTGATGACCATTTCACATCTTATCAAATAATCACTCATTTGATCTAACCATAACTCCAGACCAAATCAAATGGGTGGTAGGATTTCAATTAACTCCTACCAAGCTTAATTCACTAATGCTGCAAAAGAACTCTGGGTTGAATTCTCATTATatcgtttaccaaaaaaatgttttttcattttattcatttttagaGTAAAGTTACTTTCTTACAATTTATTGGCTAACAAATACTATAAAACAAGGTACAGTAAAGAAttgttcttgaaaaaaaaaaaggtaaataacaaacaacaataaacataaatacCAAAGGTGGAAGGGTCTATCTAAGCTTTGTTGTTGGAGTTTTTGGCTATTACCAGGTTGTAtttgttcattttcttctttcttctttttaatacaaatgatcccTTTTGTGGAAGAAACAAAAAACGGTGAACATGAAtgaatactctttttttttaatgaatatgtGGAATAACTTTAAAATTAAATGTTAATAGATATATTCAAGCCAAAAGGGTTGAGGTCTATTCATGTCATGTATGGAAGTAtatgataattaaaaaaaaaaaaaagaaggtccCTTCATAAATTGTACGATgtgtttgaaaaaaaagaaaattttttttttttacaatgttGTTCACCAACATAAGCATAATGTATGATCTCTAGTCATTAAAAACAGTACCTTATCATGTTGGCAGTGATCCGAAGTAGAACTTGGTAATGGCGCACCTAAACCAAGCTTAGTCTCCTCAAATAGCATTTGGATTGAAGCAAGCATCTGTGCGACTTCCTTCATTGTCGGCCTGTCGTCCCTACTATCATGTAGGCAGTTTCTTGCAAGCTCAGCAACTCTAAATAACTGTTTTCTATTCCCATCATCTACTATTCGACCatcaaaaatatgaaaaagcTTCCCATCTTCCATTGAAGATACAAAATACATTGCTAGAGCTATCATTTCCCCAGATTCGTCTATGAAAACTGCTTTTTTACTAGTCAAAAGCTCTGCTAGAACAACTCCAAAACTATAAACATCACTTTTATCAGTTAGTTTACCTGTAGGCAAACATTCCGGGTCTAAGTACCCATGAGTCCCCAGAAGTATTGTTGTTTTTTGAGGTTCATCCAGAGGAAGCAATCTTGAAGCTCCAAAATCACATATTTTAACATCGTAGTTATCAGATAGTAGTACATTAGAAGACTTGACATCCCTATGAATTATAGGCACTGAATGAGAAGAGTGCAAATAGGATAGTGCATCGGCTGTTTCTACAGCAATTCTTAAACGATTTTCCCATGAAAGCAAGATTGTTTGATTCTCGCAATGAATATGATCATAGAGGGTCCCATTAGAGATGAACTCATAAACTAACAATGGAACCTTGGTCTCCAAGCAACAACCCAAGAGCTTCATCACGTGTCTGTGATTGATTTGAGAGAGGATAAAAACCTCATTTATAAATTGTAGAATCTGTCCATTGTCCAACGTTTTGGATTTCTTAATGGCAACCATTTGGCCGGTTGGTAAGATTCCCTTATAAATTGTACCAAACCCTCCTTGCCCAATTATTCGACTCTCATTGAAGTTATTGGTTGCCTTCTTTAACTCTTTGCTGGTGAAAAACTTACCAATTTCTTTGACCCCTTCATGCATAATAGCCATCTGTTTTCCCAATAACAAGCCTCTATTTAGTTGAAAATGTGTCGCAGCTTTGAAATTTGGTGTTTTGAGCCACTTACCAACTCTATCAGTGAATCGCTTGTTTCCATCTCTTTCAATAGACATGGGGTTATTTAGATCCAGACATCCTCCGAAGATTCTAGATGCTATAGCAACAGTGGTGGTGTTTCCAAAGCTTCCATGAAGTGGTGGGTGACAACTAAGGGGATTATTTTTCATACAACATGTGTTCTTTCTTTGTTTGCGAAAAGATGCAAGTCTAGAGATAGAAGCTTTACCTGCTTTCAATTTTTGCAATGTTTTTTTCCACTCTTGTTTGTCACTTATGTCTGATAGATAATCCCCCAATGCCTCTAGAGTTGAAGGTAACCCTCTCGAATAGCGTACTATATCATGTGAGAGCTTCATATAATCTTCAGGAGGATCATCTTTTGAAAAGGCATGCAAACTAAATAGTTGAAGGGATTCCTGATGGTCCAACTCTTGAGGCCAATAGATTTTGTCATTATCAATT includes these proteins:
- the LOC122064452 gene encoding uncharacterized protein LOC122064452 is translated as MELAQIHLCHISKGQLVFPIFFFVEPSHVRNQIGSFEKAFQKHEKNFQPHIIESWKKALREIGNLKGEIIDKNKDQAEIVELVAKRVLDELVSSTYLAECKYPIGIDSRVEDLLSLLSIGSHDVQFIGICGWSGIGKTTIAKAVYNRYRSAFNKHSFVSDVCKQAKQCIDLASLQKRVLKDIFKASFDIGHDHRGKKLMEERLCKENVLLVLDDVDSKEQLDALASELNWFGQGSRIIITSKDEYVLNVAKIDNDKIYWPQELDHQESLQLFSLHAFSKDDPPEDYMKLSHDIVRYSRGLPSTLEALGDYLSDISDKQEWKKTLQKLKAGKASISRLASFRKQRKNTCCMKNNPLSCHPPLHGSFGNTTTVAIASRIFGGCLDLNNPMSIERDGNKRFTDRVGKWLKTPNFKAATHFQLNRGLLLGKQMAIMHEGVKEIGKFFTSKELKKATNNFNESRIIGQGGFGTIYKGILPTGQMVAIKKSKTLDNGQILQFINEVFILSQINHRHVMKLLGCCLETKVPLLVYEFISNGTLYDHIHCENQTILLSWENRLRIAVETADALSYLHSSHSVPIIHRDVKSSNVLLSDNYDVKICDFGASRLLPLDEPQKTTILLGTHGYLDPECLPTGKLTDKSDVYSFGVVLAELLTSKKAVFIDESGEMIALAMYFVSSMEDGKLFHIFDGRIVDDGNRKQLFRVAELARNCLHDSRDDRPTMKEVAQMLASIQMLFEETKLGLGAPLPSSTSDHCQHDKVHEDWLRNDDGYEYFTCSSLAETDECNISWSWSTLELHDAWLRDDDWDEYFTCFSLANTISIRTESAWVRFDDSNGEVCSTSTSFVSTVGCDELSEVINPQGELQGSTIFNYWIQLLTFLKNFFHSIADYCVL